cagagttcggttaatgattaaattcctaattctatttgataaactaattaaattagagttcttgtaggattctaggtttaattaatttgtatctgaataagattccaattccctttccataaccctataaatatgtggcctgggttcacaatttataacgagttttaaagtattcaaagtgagtttttgagagaaaaattcagccacacatcttgctcaaaagtgccgaaaattctagtaccttaagggcgattctagttggtcaatcttaaggcggatccggacgtgctgtggactatctacggagggacgacacttggagtcctaaagacttgttcttgttcggttcgggcgcagctagggagggcacacaacaaagagtatgcatctaaattatgctatatgattatgtgtaaataatatgtattcctgggttaatggttgtttccgcatgatttatgtaatatcatatgtatcataacctaacagaagtaacatacctaaactgaAAAAAGTTCTttgtctaaaattataaaaaaaaagtaacatgtctaaactatagaagtaacatacctaaactaagaaggtatataaaaaaaaagtaacatgtataaactataaaagtaacatacctaaattaaaaaaagtacctcctctaaaattatataaaaagtaacatgtctaaactatagaagtaacatacctaaactaagaaggtatctcccctaaaactactccgtataaaaaaaaaagtaacatgtataaactatagaagtaacatacctaaattaaaaaaagtacctcctctaaaattatataaaaaagtaacatgtctaaactatagaagtaacatacctaaattcgcaagtgtgaactggtctcaccatcagttgatggtgaggacagtctcatataagaatttgggaattttgataattttgtgtATAGTAGCATGGGCTTACGTGTTGATTGTTTCTCTTCCGAAGAGGGAAGTATTTTGTTACACGTTATGGCTATAGCCTATTAATATAATTATTCGTCTCTTTTGCGttaaaaaaaacatcaaacatgtgttttttaagtcttttcttgataaaataatcaaatttttgaaattttgctTATTAATTATGTTAGGGTAGGGTATCCTAAGTGAAACAACTTTGTGACATGAGGTATCCAAAGGTGAATTATCCAAACATGAGGTATCCAAAGCGAAAGTATGTCAACTTTTAGTCACCCGAAGTCAAAATTTTCCATCTTTTGGACAAGGAGTAgaattttttgagttttttcgTCTTGATTTTTGAAGATCCATTCAACAAGAAAAAGGTTACAACCTAAACTAAGAAACTAAAGCAAAGAAGAAATACAAGAAGCCGCATACTAAGACTATTATATGGGATTATGGGCTTTGATTATACTACGAGGCAATAGAGGGCAGACCACATACTTTGAACCTGAGAGACAAACCACGTTAGCTTGTTGGTCGACAATCCTGTAGGCATTGACGGCTGTACTATGCGTCATCCTACGTCACGTTATTTAGGattacttttttttcttttaagttTCGTTGGTGCTCTAGTAAATATATTATTCACCAGAGCACCAACATGTTTGTGACTAAACTGGTTAACATTATAAGGTTCAGTCCTCATATGTTAGCAACCAGTTTACTAAAAAGTCAGATATTCACCTTACAGTGTTAACAGATTATGTTGAAGTCAATAGTACTACCAAAAATAATCAGTATacattaattacaaaaattacaATATTACACCTGAGCTGTTTTTACTTAAATACATAACCAAGAAGATGTCATCCTCGGATAACTTGATGGAGCCGGACTCGTAACATGCATACAATTGAAAGAGATCCGACACCATGGTTAAAAGAAGTAGAGACACAAATCAATGAATTGAAAGAACCCTTCAGGTTTCCTTCCTGtttacataaatcatatttCTCTTGATTAGATGGGGAAGCTCTCCCCTTATTCAGAAAAAGGGGTGAAGAATTGTGGAAGATGTTTCTGCACGCGACATTATTTCTGGATCTGCTCTACCTTGGCTCTAATTTTCTGCTCCAGTACAGAGATCTCTGTCTCAAGGCTAAACATTCTGTTCAATGCATGCATGTTTTCAAGAGTCTCAGTCAGAGTTCTGCTGTCGCTCCCATCACATCGAAGGTGTTGCATCGGACCATGAAGAATCTTGTTCAATATTCCCCGACTAAGATCATCGACTGCTCTCTTAGTTTTCTTTGGAAGATCATCACCCATCTTCGCCAAACATTTTTCGAGCTCTGCGACTCTGATTCTCTCAGCATAGGCCCTCAACTTCTTGATGGTGGGGACTGTTTCCAAGGAATCCCTCCAAGCTTCAAACTGTTTCGATTCCTCTGCAATGATAGTTTGAGCTTCCCTTGCTTTCCTTATACGATCCTCCTTATTAGCAGCCACAACTTCTTTGAGATCATCAACATTGTATACTCTAGAATTTTCAAGATCTGAAACACATGACCCGACATTCCTTGGAACGGAAATATCAATAAAACGCCTAATGCCTCCCACTTCCGAGCCTACAGAAGGGAGAGTTTGTACGTCAGATTTCATAAATAGTGGACTCTCTGAGGCTGTGCTGGTGAAAATAACATCAGCTTCAGCAGCACAGACAATCATTTCAGTGAGAGGTTTGTATATGATTTCCACGTCATGCAGTTCCTCACAAATAGCAGTAACTCTCTCCTCACTTCGGTTTACAACCACCATCTTTGTGCACCCTTTTGCTACCAAGTGCTTGATTACAAGCTTACCCATTTTTCCAGCTCCGATCACCAACATTCTAGCACTAGCATGGGAAGATTCAGGAAGTTTCATTAAGGCCAACTCAACAGCAGCTGAGCTCACAGAAACAGCTCCAGCAGCTATGCTTGTCTCAGTCCTGACCCTCTTCCCGACGGTAATTGCATGCTTGAACAACCCGCTAATGTTCCTGCCAAAGCCAACAACTCCCTGTCCAACTTTAACAACCTGTTTGACCTGAGCAAGAATCTGACCTTCTCCCAAAACCAAAGAGTCTAGACCCGCTGATACTTCAAAGATGTGCTGGGTGGCATCGCTGTTGTATAACAAAAACCTGTGCTGGCAGATCTCAGACACAGGAACTCCACTAGTCTGCCAACAAGAAGGCTAAGGTTCATAAGTAATTGAGTTCACAATCTTGAAAGATAAGTGTTATAGACACTATTATAGCAAATATAGACACTTTTATAGCAAATACTAAAAGAAGCTTTATGAATGAAACTTAACCCGATAACAGAAAGACGAAAAACAGAAAATAATAAGTAGagaacaaaacacaaaaatattatatgaaagaaaaatcaacacATGTATACACTTGATCAGAGCATTAAAAAAATGAAGAGGAAGTTAAATTAACACTCAAACCTACTTGAAATCTAGCAGATTAGCAGAAAATACTGCACTTAAATCAATCTGATTGCAAGTATAGGAACAACTGACAAGGCCATTAAAAACTGATCTCAGTCACCAAGAATCAAAATGGCCGTATAGATGACGTGACAGTGATGACACTCCTACAAGTTCCGTAGTGATATAGACAAAAGTCCAATCCAAGCTATCAGAAAAGTAAAATTATCAAATAAGCTGAGGAAAAAATAAGAGCTTTAATTTAACTACCTTGGACATCCATTCCGTGACCTCCTTAACTCCACGATGCTGCGATAAAGCAACAACATATATCTCCATCCTATTGCATGTGCTCAAGACAGCAGCCTCCTCAATATGGTTTAGGTTACATAATTCTTCGATAGCACGAGGCCACTCAGCTTCTGGAACGGCAAGCTTCTCACGCATTTCTACCGGACAAGTGTGAATGCTGAGACCAATTACAACAATGCTGCTCCTTTCCTTAGTATAACCTGAAGGATCACAATTTTAAAACATTTTGTCTCCTTCTTTAGAATTGTTGAATATTAAGAAATCGATTTTCCGAATACACGGAGCAGTACAGAAATAAGCTGACTACAGAACTTCATCCGTAATTGCAAAAGGCGTAAATCTGGGTAGAAAATCGGTAGTTTATAGCAATTATGTAAACTCGTATTTTTCTAAAGTATTACCAAAACTAGAAAGTCAGCTATATACATTATTATGGTCCAAGTTCAAAATCCACAAAATCAGGCAATAACTCAGGACAAAATCCAATAAGTACAATGTGAAACGCGAAATACTGCAAAAtacacaaaatcaagcaattgaAACTCAATTACTGACAGAAATCAATATGACAATACTCGAAATCGATGCATCAAACAAAAATTGAGAGGAGGAAGAACATACGATCGGCAGCAGAAGTTTTGAGCTGTTCAAGAGCAGAAATGCTAGAGGACCGCACAGAATCAACAGAAGTAGCCGCGAAATCGGAGGAAGC
This Spinacia oleracea cultivar Varoflay chromosome 6, BTI_SOV_V1, whole genome shotgun sequence DNA region includes the following protein-coding sequences:
- the LOC110802086 gene encoding glutamyl-tRNA reductase 1, chloroplastic isoform X1 yields the protein MAISTSFALETLLHAASPTPSAAAVSSSSYSPSLINFSGRSHRRGGHLIQRRCPFFVSPRCEASSDFAATSVDSVRSSSISALEQLKTSAADRYTKERSSIVVIGLSIHTCPVEMREKLAVPEAEWPRAIEELCNLNHIEEAAVLSTCNRMEIYVVALSQHRGVKEVTEWMSKPSCWQTSGVPVSEICQHRFLLYNSDATQHIFEVSAGLDSLVLGEGQILAQVKQVVKVGQGVVGFGRNISGLFKHAITVGKRVRTETSIAAGAVSVSSAAVELALMKLPESSHASARMLVIGAGKMGKLVIKHLVAKGCTKMVVVNRSEERVTAICEELHDVEIIYKPLTEMIVCAAEADVIFTSTASESPLFMKSDVQTLPSVGSEVGGIRRFIDISVPRNVGSCVSDLENSRVYNVDDLKEVVAANKEDRIRKAREAQTIIAEESKQFEAWRDSLETVPTIKKLRAYAERIRVAELEKCLAKMGDDLPKKTKRAVDDLSRGILNKILHGPMQHLRCDGSDSRTLTETLENMHALNRMFSLETEISVLEQKIRAKVEQIQK
- the LOC110802086 gene encoding glutamyl-tRNA reductase 1, chloroplastic isoform X2, yielding MAISTSFALETLLHAASPTPSAAAVSSSSYSPSLINFSGRSHRRGGHLIQRRCPFFVSPRCEASSDFAATSVDSVRSSSISALEQLKTSAADRYTKERSSIVVIGLSIHTCPVEMREKLAVPEAEWPRAIEELCNLNHIEEAAVLSTCNRMEIYVVALSQHRGVKEVTEWMSKTSGVPVSEICQHRFLLYNSDATQHIFEVSAGLDSLVLGEGQILAQVKQVVKVGQGVVGFGRNISGLFKHAITVGKRVRTETSIAAGAVSVSSAAVELALMKLPESSHASARMLVIGAGKMGKLVIKHLVAKGCTKMVVVNRSEERVTAICEELHDVEIIYKPLTEMIVCAAEADVIFTSTASESPLFMKSDVQTLPSVGSEVGGIRRFIDISVPRNVGSCVSDLENSRVYNVDDLKEVVAANKEDRIRKAREAQTIIAEESKQFEAWRDSLETVPTIKKLRAYAERIRVAELEKCLAKMGDDLPKKTKRAVDDLSRGILNKILHGPMQHLRCDGSDSRTLTETLENMHALNRMFSLETEISVLEQKIRAKVEQIQK